CGTAGCCTTCCCACTCGGGTTCGAACGGCGTCACGTTGACGATGATCCCGCAGCGCGCATAGGTCGACTTGCCGAGGCAGACCGTCAGCACGGTGCGCGGGATGCGGAAATATTCGACGGTGCGGGCCAGCGCGAACGAATTCGGCGGGATGATGCACACGTCGCCCTTGAAATCGACAAACGAACCTTCGTCGAAGTTCTTCGGATCGACGATCGTCGAGTTGATGTTCGTGAAGATCTTGAATTCGTCTGCGCAGCGGATGTCGTAGCCGTAGCTCGACGTGCCGTAGCTGACGATCCTGCGACCGTCCTCGGACTCGCGGACCTGACCGGGCACGAACGGCTCGATCATCTTGTGCTCTTCGGCCATGCGCCGAATCCATTTGTCGGACTTGATGCTCATATCGGGGCGCCTGGATACGCTGCGTGACGGTGGGTGTTAAGCGAAGGCCGCCGGTTCGAGACGGCGGCCGGGAAAGGCGCACATTTTACGCGATCATCGTCCCGCGCACGCGGCAGCCGTCAACGGATCACGCCGCAGGCGAGCGCGGCCCCCGCGCCATGCTGCGGAAACGCGGGATCGCTCGATTCGCGGTGCACCAGCGCCGCGCGGTTCAGCGCCGAGCGCACGCCATCGAGGGCCAGATCGGGGGCGACGATGAAGCCGGCCGCGACGCCGTTCGCATCCGCATGGATGTTGCCGAGATCGCCGGCGACGCGGGCACCCGCGCGCAGGCGATCGGCGGCCGGCGCGAACACCTGGCCGGCGCTCGAGCCGTCGCCCGCGTTGCAGTCGCCGCGCTCGTGCACCTGCAGCGCGTGATCGCTGTTGGGCGGCAGGCCGACCAGGTTGTAGGTGACCTGGACACCGTCCGGACGCTCGACGAACGTCACCGCGCCGCGTGCCTGCGAGCCGACCGTCGGCTGCAGTTGTGCGTCGGCCCGTTTTTCGTGCGACGAGGAAAAGGAGCTGCAGCCGGCCAGCAGGCCCAGCGCGGCGGCGGCCAGCAGCGCGCACCGCGCGCGGCCGGCGCGCGCGCCGTGATGTCGTTGTTTCATTCGATCCTCATGCCGGCTGATGGCCGTTTGATACGACGGCCGCGCCGGGCGGGTAAAGGAACCCGGGAAAAGTCGCCATGATACCGCGCCTCGCGGCGCCGTAAGCAGCGTAAGGCCCCGCCCCGCAAGGGTTTTACGTATTTTGAACAA
The nucleotide sequence above comes from Burkholderia pyrrocinia. Encoded proteins:
- the sodC gene encoding superoxide dismutase [Cu-Zn] yields the protein MKQRHHGARAGRARCALLAAAALGLLAGCSSFSSSHEKRADAQLQPTVGSQARGAVTFVERPDGVQVTYNLVGLPPNSDHALQVHERGDCNAGDGSSAGQVFAPAADRLRAGARVAGDLGNIHADANGVAAGFIVAPDLALDGVRSALNRAALVHRESSDPAFPQHGAGAALACGVIR
- the dcd gene encoding dCTP deaminase, which encodes MSIKSDKWIRRMAEEHKMIEPFVPGQVRESEDGRRIVSYGTSSYGYDIRCADEFKIFTNINSTIVDPKNFDEGSFVDFKGDVCIIPPNSFALARTVEYFRIPRTVLTVCLGKSTYARCGIIVNVTPFEPEWEGYVTLEFSNTTPLPAKIYANEGVAQVLFFESDEVCDVSYADRGGKYQGQRGVTLPKT